A single window of Hemibagrus wyckioides isolate EC202008001 linkage group LG28, SWU_Hwy_1.0, whole genome shotgun sequence DNA harbors:
- the LOC131348651 gene encoding protein B4, whose translation MAPKKAAAETSSSPNTTAEKELKEEQKTDGPEVVSKAVRKVSPHPSTMEMVKEALTELDQRKGVSAQAIRAFIKEKYATVDETRLKTMVRKALVKGIDSGAFVRPANSTNTTGAQGRFRLAVRKPKASKSKEAKENTNPNINQAKAPNAKTGDVKTKKSKSAAVGGDKPKKTKKNEVSASKVAPAKKPKAKRAAGAADEGPPEPKPQKTSKASKGESAEKSGAKKGGKASRKTPEGLDAEGNLVKGEKKEAQKSEDSGNEAEVTVQKKGGRKTPQKAEDGEQSGTKSSGKKGKKAAGK comes from the exons atggctCCTAAAAAGGCAGCTGCAGAAACGAGCTCTTCTCCCAACACCACTGCTGAGAAGGAGCTGAAGGAAGAGCAGAAAACgg atggccCTGAGGTGGTGAGTAAGGCTGTGAGGAAGGTGTCTCCTCACCCGTCCACCATGGAGATGGTGAAGGAGGCACTGACCGAGCTGGACCAGAGGAAGGGTGTGTCCGCTCAGGCCATTCGCGCCTTCATCAAGGAGAAATATGCCACGGTGGACGAGACGCGGCTGAAGACGATGGTGCGCAAAGCTCTGGTTAAAGGGATCGACTCTGGAGCGTTTGTGAGGCCTGCGAACTCCACGAACACCACCGGAGCTCAGGGTCGCTTCAGG CTCGCCGTCAGGAAGCCAAAAGCATCGAAGAGCAAAGAGGCTAAAGAGAACACGAACCCCAACATCAACCAGGCCAAAGCACCAAACGCTAAGACGG GAGATGTGAAGACAAAGAAAAGCAAGTCTGCTGCTGTGGGG GGAGATAAACCCAAGAAAACCAAGAAGAACGAGGTCTCAGCTTCCAAAGTGGCTCCGGCGAAGAAGCCCAAAGCCAAGCGAGCTGCTGGAGCGGCTGATGAAGGACCGCCGGAACCCAAACCCCAAAAAACCTCCAAAGCTTCAAAGGGTGAGAGCGCTGAGAAATCTGGTGCCAAGAAAGGAGGAAAAGCATCTCGGAAAACACCGGAAGGCCTTGATGCAGAGGGAAACCTAGTGaagggagagaagaaagaggCCCAGAAATCAGAGGACAGTGGAAATGAGGCTGAAGTGACTGTGCAGaaaaagggaggaaggaaaacTCCTCAGAAAGCAGAAGATGGAGAGCAAAGTGGCACCAAGTCATCAGGGAAGAAGGGCAAGAAAGCAGCAGGgaaataa